Within Vicia villosa cultivar HV-30 ecotype Madison, WI linkage group LG1, Vvil1.0, whole genome shotgun sequence, the genomic segment TCGAAAAGCAAATTGCAACATGTTTACACTTTCCGGGCAGCAGCATATATTTGAATTGATATCCACCAAAATCGAGTTTAAAACCACAAGTCAATGCTCAAAAGCGTTTACCAATACAAGTTATGTTGCCACAAAAATGCAAACATGTGGTAAATCGAAAGTTCACATCAAAAGTGTTGTTCTCAAGCAGAAACTCAACATAAAAACAAAGAACATGAATCAAAGGCAAGTAAACAAATATTACTAGATGTTAGAAACATGAATCCTAAAGGTTacttaataattaattaagaatTAATGACTGGGAAATCCATGTAAGAATTAAATTTCAAGGAGATGATGATCTCAATGTTGATAATGGCCAGTCGGCCCTTGCACATCTGATACCAACAGCCATTTCCCTCTCCACTAAAAAAGACAGAagtcagaaaaatataaaattagcTGAGCTTGCATTTTAATTCCCTTTTTCTTAACAAAGAAAAAACCTTATAAGTTGATAAATTAAGGGTAGATTATACTTTTGATACCATCAGTTATTTTTAGGTTTTACTTGGTCACAGAAGTTTTTTCCATTCGATTTTAGTCCTTCAGCTTCAAACATTAGACATTTTGGTCCTTTCTATTAACTTGAGTTCGTCGAATGTTTCCGTCTAAACACCAAAAATGTAGTGCCACACAGGAAACATTTGACAAACTTAAATGGAAAACCTGACAGAAATGAGTGACCAAATTGTCTAACGTGTTTATAAATTCAGGAACTAAAATGGACTGAAAATAACTATACAAAAAGTAAACATTTTTACAACATAAGACATTCAGTTACCTTGACCCACAATGCAACAGATGCATCCCCTCTAGCCACTGGGGTTCCGAATAAAATACACACAGAGGTTCTCCCTACAAAACCAAAGAACAAAAGAATCCTCTTCAGAGGAGCCAGAATCAGACGAAGatgaaagagaaacaaacataaaCAGACCTTATACATAAGATGATTTCCAGTGGGAAAAATAGGGTTGTAAACAGTTTTACCAGGAAGAATAAGCTGAAGCACGGCTTCAAAAACACCATAAGCAACGATAATTTCACAAGTGAGAAGAGTAGGTTTAGGCCACAAATCAACAAAACCTTGAAAACCGTTAACCCTAAAGTAATCAAAAGTGTTCAAAACCGATCCATCAGCAACCGTCAGTGTTCAAAACCGATCAATTTCAAATTAGATctgattcaaattcaaaatcgaaGATTAGAGATTCAATTAGGGATCAATTAATCAGTACTTACGGTAAAATTACGAAAGGAGGACAGAGTATGAGGAGAGAAATCATGGAAGCATAGGTGACGAGCGGTGAATGAACGATGTCGTTCTTCTTCGATTTCGCCATTTTCGATCTGCTTCTCTGTGTTCTTGACTTGTTTGTGAGTGAGAGAAAGAAGCTACGCCGTCTGAGAATTAGGGTTGATGTTCACTTTCTgagttttcttttatattttataaacttattatattttataaactaaAACTCTGGCTAACTTAGCAGCGCTTTTAGAAATGTGGCAGCGCTTTTAGAAATgccttaggcagcgctttttaaaagcgttgGCTAATGTGGTcttttaccagcgcttttatAAAGTGCTTTCTAAAGCAACCCTTTTAGCAGCACTTTtaaaaagcgctgtctaaggttGCTCTTCTAGCAGCGCTTTCCCTCATTTTCGTGAACAGTTtccgttttttattttttattttacttatagcagcgcttttgtataaaagcgctgtctaaggtgCGCTGTCTAAAGTCCATTTTGGCGTAGTGAACTTTCTTATTTTAAGCCTTAGCTATTAGTTCTTTTTACCTTATAATATTTATAGCATCTAATATTTCCTCATCTAAATCAACTAATTCATCCAACATCATGTTCCAATAATGGCCAAAAGGAATTTCAACTTGTCTTTGAATCCTAGTTAATTGTAAATAAATTTTGATAGGTAAAACTGCATCATGACCAAATGTTAGTCAAAATGGAATGGAATTAGTTACCTCTTGAGGGGAATTTTGACAAGCCCATAGTACTTGGTATAAATTCTTATGCCGATTCCTTATCTTTTGCCCCACATGCTTCTTAATTAGGCCAATTGTAATTTTATTAGCTGCTTAGACATGACCATTTTCTTGGGCTTAATAGGGAGTAGATGTTAAAATTTTGATTCCTGATTCTGAAGAAAACTCAaccatctttcgaccagtaaaaaTTGTACCTTGATCAGTGGTTAAAGTTTCAGGAATTCCAAACCTGTAAATGATGTGATTAAGAATAAAATTAATTACTACTTCctaatcaacattgatcaaagaaacaacttcgacccacttggtaaaataatctATACCAACCAAAATGTACCTAAGAC encodes:
- the LOC131606112 gene encoding 7-dehydrocholesterol reductase-like encodes the protein MAKSKKNDIVHSPLVTYASMISLLILCPPFVILPVNGFQGFVDLWPKPTLLTCEIIVAYGVFEAVLQLILPGRTSVCILFGTPVARGDASVALWVKWRGKWLLVSDVQGPTGHYQH